GTGCGCTGCTTACGTTCAGCTCTCTCTTCGTATGCTTCTTCGACAAGTTTTTCAATCGACCGCTCCTTTGTTACTTTGCTTATACTCAGGTTGGAGTAGAAATGTTCGTCCTCATTTTCCATTAGTTCGTCCTCATCGACCAACTGTACTTTGACAGGTGCAGCAGAGCGGTCCTTCTTTCTAATCATAGATGAATTCTGAGGTTTCCTGCGTTTCTTGATTTTAATTGGTTCATAATCTCCAGCGGCTTCGGCGATCTCTTCGTCTTGTTGCAGATCCAACTTCCGCTTTCCATCAAGCGATTCTATCTTATCTGACATTTTAGTTCCATCGTCTAATAATACAGAACCAGTCGATATCTTGAATGAACCATGATCAGAATAAGTCCGCAACCCATCATCTGCGTATTTTGCGATCTTTGAAGGATCGTTCAATGCACTTTTGTTCAACTTTCTCTCTCTATTCAGTTGTCGCAGTTCCATATTCATTTTAACTTCCTCGTCATGCCTGATGGCTTCATTTTCCAATAAAACTTCCTCACCTTCATCAAGAACGCTGGTCTCTTTGAGGGTCATAACGACATCTTTGCCTGGTGCAAGCACAGAAGAGGTGTGCGAGACACGGAACTCTTGCAGTTGTTCCTGTGCATCTTCATCGTACATCGGGCGCACCGTGGTATTTCGGGTTCGTTTGGTGCTTATATTTTCCAGCCAGTCGTCCTCATCCTCATCATCCAGGTTAAGAAGTGGTTTGGTGCGCCGTTCGCTAATTCGTTTCTTCAACTGTAACACACGGCGGTCAATGAATTGACTATTATCGTCATATGTGGCCCCTGTTACAGTTCCCTCGCCGCGTGTCTTGTCCAAAATAGGAACAGCTATCTCCTCTATTTGCTGTACGATGCCTTCTCTATCTACCTCAGCTTGCTTGTGTTCGGGTTTCAGTGGATCAGTCCTAACTAGGTTTGGAGTGATCAATGGCAGACCCAGCTTGCGCCGAATTTCATTCGTTTCCTCGATAGACAGAACAACTTCTTCTGCCATTTGTATCTATCTTGAAACAAGTTATGATATTCTTTAACTTTAGATGCTTTGGAGGGTTGGTTATT
This is a stretch of genomic DNA from Eremothecium gossypii ATCC 10895 chromosome VI, complete sequence. It encodes these proteins:
- the SNU66 gene encoding U4/U6-U5 snRNP complex subunit SNU66 (Syntenic homolog of Saccharomyces cerevisiae YOR308C (SNU66)), with protein sequence MAEEVVLSIEETNEIRRKLGLPLITPNLVRTDPLKPEHKQAEVDREGIVQQIEEIAVPILDKTRGEGTVTGATYDDNSQFIDRRVLQLKKRISERRTKPLLNLDDEDEDDWLENISTKRTRNTTVRPMYDEDAQEQLQEFRVSHTSSVLAPGKDVVMTLKETSVLDEGEEVLLENEAIRHDEEVKMNMELRQLNRERKLNKSALNDPSKIAKYADDGLRTYSDHGSFKISTGSVLLDDGTKMSDKIESLDGKRKLDLQQDEEIAEAAGDYEPIKIKKRRKPQNSSMIRKKDRSAAPVKVQLVDEDELMENEDEHFYSNLSISKVTKERSIEKLVEEAYEERAERKQRTRTVDLLRNGVVIDETDLFLDSLKDDILGNESTSRAAATPAAEAHNIPNTPAKASSVLKLASESKDGDNNTPNFYAGLGSTLQYLKEKNLFSDASTSRTSVDQKKQELLRIQQRIAAREVGERIDSQFASAGSLSQEDQKRLDQYKEDEIMRAAAPFQRERVAGYNPNVTLTYKDNSGRPLNAKEAFKKISQAWSGARASRKLASHRRRDQHSRE